A region from the Lentisphaera profundi genome encodes:
- a CDS encoding valine--tRNA ligase yields the protein MALSNKYSAADSEKKWQEFWDQEGIYAFDEQSDKEVFSIDTPPPTVSGKLHIGHVFSYTQAEIVARYQRMLGKNVMYPFGFDDNGLPTEILTEREKGIKGSEMPRAEFVKHCEEVSAKYRSQFKELWQSLGFSCAWGNAYSTISEKSQRISQRSFLDLLQRDKVKYNESPTLWCTKCQTSFAQAEVDDVNKGTIFNYLNFKSADGEDIPIATTRPELLPGCAAMFIHPENEKYKHLIGQDAIVPIFGHTVKILADEKADPEKGTGIVMCCTFGDVTDIDWWREHDLEINVCLTLEGLMNERAGEYEGMSIDDARSAIIAKLKEENIIFKQEDLAAETRVVNTHERCGTPVEYLPTKQWFIKVVEHKEELLAQGEKVNWFPSFMGKRYRDWVDNLGWDWAISRQRYFGVPIPVWYAPDGTVLPASPEQLPVNPLVDKPLDCKGYDPETLIPEADVLDTWATSSSSPELNSRWGEEDELPQIRPMSMRPQAHDIIRTWAFYTIVKSYFQFNDVPWKDAVISGHVIKKDVQVEQQQVEGKAFARKSKISKSKDGDRFSPLAMIANHGADQIRYWASSGTLGTDIAFDEDEIEGSSKLLTKLWNSTRFAEGFLENFDASAAMPTLTAVDKWILTRFDEVISAYHKAFEKYEFFPARNALEQFFWSDFCDNYIEMVKHRLYGDEAAEDAKAARWTLYQIQLGIIKLFAPYMPHICEEIYQDVFREREGDKSVHISLLPSVAAEAICETGKKAGLVLLDLVTLVRTYKSKNNFSMKLAVETLTVEASEDDQQLIDLIGEDLCGVCKISKLVKAEVADAWEGSSERFKLAVKMDEAALLRTELVADIKKVILPIKQANGLKSKSPIKAISVKAEGDYLKLLQAEPGQLKAAARAEEVSFNSEGLEYTEAREGVAIALILE from the coding sequence ATGGCTTTGTCCAACAAATACAGTGCTGCCGACAGCGAAAAAAAATGGCAGGAATTCTGGGATCAAGAAGGCATCTATGCCTTTGATGAACAATCAGATAAAGAAGTTTTTTCTATAGACACACCCCCACCAACAGTATCCGGCAAGCTTCACATCGGACACGTTTTTTCTTATACCCAAGCAGAAATCGTAGCTCGTTACCAACGCATGTTGGGTAAAAACGTTATGTATCCTTTTGGTTTTGATGACAATGGTTTACCCACTGAAATCCTCACCGAAAGAGAAAAAGGCATTAAGGGCTCAGAGATGCCTCGTGCAGAATTCGTTAAACACTGTGAAGAAGTTTCAGCTAAATACCGTTCTCAATTCAAAGAACTTTGGCAGAGTCTCGGTTTTTCCTGCGCATGGGGAAATGCCTACTCAACCATCAGCGAAAAGTCTCAGCGTATTTCACAACGTTCATTCCTTGATTTACTCCAACGTGATAAAGTTAAGTATAATGAAAGCCCTACACTCTGGTGTACGAAATGTCAGACATCTTTTGCTCAAGCAGAAGTTGATGATGTAAACAAGGGCACGATTTTTAACTACCTCAATTTTAAAAGTGCCGATGGTGAAGATATTCCTATTGCCACTACACGACCTGAGTTACTTCCTGGCTGTGCAGCCATGTTTATTCACCCTGAGAATGAAAAATATAAGCACCTCATTGGTCAAGATGCTATTGTACCCATTTTTGGTCACACAGTAAAAATTCTTGCCGACGAAAAAGCCGATCCGGAAAAAGGTACTGGTATTGTTATGTGCTGTACTTTTGGTGATGTAACCGATATCGATTGGTGGCGTGAACACGATTTAGAAATCAATGTTTGTTTGACCCTCGAAGGCCTCATGAATGAGCGCGCAGGTGAATACGAAGGCATGAGTATTGATGATGCTCGTTCTGCAATCATCGCAAAACTCAAAGAAGAAAACATTATTTTCAAACAAGAAGACTTAGCGGCTGAAACACGCGTTGTGAATACTCACGAACGCTGTGGTACTCCTGTTGAGTATCTTCCCACTAAACAGTGGTTCATCAAAGTTGTTGAACATAAAGAAGAACTTTTAGCTCAAGGCGAAAAAGTAAATTGGTTCCCATCATTCATGGGCAAACGCTACCGTGATTGGGTCGATAACCTCGGTTGGGACTGGGCTATCTCTCGTCAACGCTATTTCGGTGTTCCGATTCCCGTTTGGTATGCTCCTGACGGAACGGTTCTCCCTGCATCACCTGAGCAACTCCCTGTCAATCCACTTGTGGACAAGCCCCTTGATTGCAAAGGCTATGATCCTGAAACACTTATTCCTGAAGCAGATGTTCTCGATACCTGGGCTACTTCATCTAGTTCACCAGAATTGAACTCGCGCTGGGGTGAAGAAGATGAGCTTCCTCAAATTCGCCCTATGTCGATGCGTCCTCAAGCTCACGATATCATTCGTACTTGGGCTTTTTACACCATTGTGAAATCTTATTTCCAATTCAATGATGTGCCATGGAAAGATGCCGTGATTTCTGGTCACGTGATCAAAAAAGATGTTCAGGTTGAACAACAACAAGTCGAAGGTAAAGCCTTTGCACGTAAATCAAAAATCTCTAAATCAAAAGATGGCGATCGCTTCTCACCACTTGCGATGATCGCAAATCACGGTGCCGACCAAATTCGTTACTGGGCATCATCCGGTACTCTCGGTACTGATATTGCTTTTGATGAAGACGAAATCGAAGGCTCAAGTAAACTTCTTACCAAGCTTTGGAATTCCACTCGTTTTGCAGAAGGCTTTTTAGAGAATTTTGATGCTTCCGCTGCCATGCCTACTTTAACGGCCGTTGACAAATGGATTCTTACCCGTTTTGATGAAGTCATCAGCGCTTATCACAAAGCTTTTGAAAAGTATGAATTTTTCCCTGCGCGTAATGCCCTTGAACAATTCTTCTGGTCTGACTTCTGTGATAATTATATCGAAATGGTGAAGCACCGCCTTTATGGTGATGAAGCCGCTGAAGATGCCAAAGCCGCACGCTGGACGCTTTATCAAATCCAACTGGGAATCATTAAACTATTTGCTCCTTATATGCCTCATATTTGCGAAGAAATCTACCAAGATGTTTTCCGTGAACGCGAAGGTGATAAATCAGTTCATATCTCTTTACTTCCGAGTGTTGCTGCAGAAGCGATTTGCGAAACTGGAAAAAAAGCCGGTCTCGTACTCTTAGATCTCGTTACTTTAGTGAGAACTTATAAGTCCAAAAATAATTTCTCTATGAAGCTCGCAGTAGAAACTCTCACCGTGGAAGCCAGTGAAGACGATCAGCAACTTATTGATTTAATAGGTGAAGACCTTTGTGGTGTCTGCAAAATTTCTAAGCTTGTGAAAGCCGAAGTTGCCGATGCGTGGGAAGGTTCTAGCGAACGTTTTAAATTAGCCGTAAAAATGGATGAAGCGGCGCTATTAAGAACTGAATTAGTAGCTGATATCAAGAAAGTTATTCTTCCTATTAAGCAAGCTAATGGCCTCAAATCTAAATCACCTATCAAAGCTATCTCAGTAAAAGCTGAAGGGGATTACCTCAAACTTCTCCAA
- a CDS encoding CocE/NonD family hydrolase has product MIKLKRLLFINLALISYSLYAKDIEKSLPTAIPGAAHFMKQHPKSDFNGDGILTHAEKEKYCIETISAQLGGDYTFERHMVPMRDGVKLATGIFVPKNAGPAPVILTRTAYGIWSAAFHNAHRFKGQNLVFICQDPRGDGESEGKGTFDAKSFDNEIEDGYDAIDWISKQAFCNGNVGIIGQSGHGFCGYMAYLAKHPALKTVSTNVSGGNAYLYWTYHNGVRREMYNWLQQRNTQTPQWPKPTITLFNKNTYAQTIKKASINNQTAFIAKTGWYDIFAESALDYFEAFADKGNLYIQVDASGHGNMAGRKPPMRAVPAKWQLPKLSKALTGSVTEKSKMIYFLMGDSTDPNAPGNEYKMTEVWPVPHKKVSYYMKSDGSLKTSLPTVKNAALSFKYDPRNPVPSIGGDVFIHTGVGPKDQRLNKDRKDILRFRSDVLQAPMEITGKVFAELFIKTDVEDTTFTANLIDIYPDGYEAIVRDSIIMGRFHEGFDKQSKLKKDKVYKLTMDMWSTAIVINKGHRLAVHISSSNSPKYEVHPNSYEPVMSFNESPVANNTIMLSKKYPSRIILPVVK; this is encoded by the coding sequence ATGATAAAACTAAAGCGATTACTGTTTATAAATCTAGCATTGATAAGCTATTCACTCTATGCAAAGGATATTGAAAAATCTTTGCCTACCGCAATTCCTGGTGCTGCTCACTTTATGAAGCAACACCCAAAATCGGATTTCAATGGTGATGGCATCCTCACCCATGCGGAAAAAGAAAAATATTGTATCGAGACTATTTCTGCTCAACTAGGAGGTGATTATACCTTTGAACGCCACATGGTTCCCATGAGAGACGGTGTCAAGCTTGCTACGGGTATTTTCGTCCCCAAGAACGCTGGACCTGCCCCCGTAATTCTCACTCGCACTGCTTACGGAATTTGGAGTGCAGCCTTTCATAATGCCCATCGATTTAAAGGACAAAACTTAGTCTTTATCTGTCAGGATCCGAGAGGAGATGGTGAATCTGAGGGCAAAGGTACATTCGATGCCAAGAGCTTTGATAATGAAATCGAAGATGGCTATGATGCGATTGACTGGATTTCGAAACAAGCTTTTTGTAATGGGAATGTGGGCATTATTGGTCAGAGTGGGCACGGATTCTGTGGCTATATGGCTTACTTAGCAAAACATCCTGCCTTGAAGACTGTTTCAACAAATGTTAGCGGCGGTAATGCTTATTTATATTGGACCTATCACAATGGCGTTCGTAGGGAAATGTATAACTGGCTGCAACAACGCAATACTCAGACACCTCAATGGCCAAAACCCACCATTACTCTCTTCAATAAAAACACTTACGCACAAACTATTAAAAAGGCTTCCATCAACAATCAAACTGCCTTTATTGCCAAAACAGGCTGGTACGACATTTTTGCGGAGTCTGCTTTAGACTATTTCGAGGCTTTTGCCGATAAGGGCAATTTATATATTCAAGTCGATGCCTCTGGCCATGGAAATATGGCTGGACGAAAACCACCCATGCGTGCTGTTCCCGCAAAATGGCAACTGCCGAAGCTCTCCAAGGCACTCACAGGCTCGGTAACAGAAAAATCAAAGATGATCTACTTCTTAATGGGTGATAGTACTGATCCAAATGCTCCAGGAAACGAATACAAAATGACAGAAGTCTGGCCTGTTCCCCATAAAAAAGTCTCTTATTATATGAAGAGTGATGGCTCTCTTAAGACAAGTTTACCCACAGTAAAAAATGCCGCTCTCAGTTTCAAATACGATCCTCGTAATCCTGTGCCTTCAATTGGCGGAGATGTTTTTATTCACACAGGTGTCGGGCCAAAAGATCAGAGACTTAACAAGGATCGCAAAGATATCCTGCGTTTCCGCTCTGATGTACTTCAAGCTCCTATGGAGATTACGGGTAAGGTTTTTGCTGAACTTTTTATTAAAACGGATGTCGAGGACACTACTTTCACCGCTAATCTTATAGATATTTATCCAGATGGCTACGAAGCCATTGTACGCGATTCGATTATTATGGGACGCTTCCATGAAGGTTTCGATAAGCAATCTAAACTTAAAAAAGACAAAGTATATAAATTGACGATGGATATGTGGAGTACCGCGATTGTCATTAACAAGGGGCACCGTTTAGCTGTACATATATCTAGTAGCAACAGTCCTAAGTACGAAGTGCATCCCAATAGTTACGAACCCGTAATGTCTTTTAATGAATCTCCTGTAGCAAACAACACGATCATGCTTTCAAAAAAATACCCCTCCAGAATTATTCTTCCTGTGGTAAAATAA
- a CDS encoding cation:proton antiporter, producing the protein MQEITHQQIMIFFFSLALLIGLARIFGEMCKKIGQPSILGEIAAGIILGPTVFAYIAPDLQATLFPSSGPLYVTFEFIGMLAITLFMLIAGMEVDLKCLKKQAKPATIVGISSMVVPFIGGFALVYLFPKTFDTQEKTLVTALFMATALAISALPVITKILMDLKLIKTDLGVTIIAAAIFNDLTGWMIFAIVLSLMSDNSGGFPWETIVGIVVAGVLMLTVGRKIILALIPRVQAHASWPGGVMGFVLTGALLSAGVAEWIGVHGIFGSFLFGVALGDSPHLRHQTEEYMEKFISFILTPIFFATIGLKVNFLTHFDIFAVVILLVVGSVTKIFGSYIGAKFCRMSKRESWALAWGMNARGVMEIILAIIALEAGVINDTIFVAVVILALFTSMTSGALMKISLRRRSKTSAATSFGRGAFVADLSHQSPSHVIKDIVLGLKLDHQVQADLIQSIINREQLMSTGLEKGLAVPHCRTDLVKKPVLAIGIHKEGANFDCFDDGKAHIIALIITPLDDPESQLELISLLASHFSSKEEIEKAMQCHSKVDMHAILNAADELSEKKH; encoded by the coding sequence GTGCAGGAAATTACTCACCAACAAATCATGATCTTTTTCTTTAGCCTCGCCCTACTTATTGGCTTGGCACGTATCTTTGGTGAAATGTGTAAAAAAATTGGTCAACCTTCGATATTGGGTGAAATCGCAGCGGGTATAATTTTAGGGCCTACAGTCTTTGCCTACATTGCCCCAGATTTACAAGCCACACTTTTCCCATCGTCTGGGCCTCTCTATGTAACTTTTGAGTTCATTGGAATGCTAGCCATTACTCTGTTCATGTTGATTGCAGGCATGGAAGTGGATCTTAAATGCCTTAAAAAGCAGGCTAAACCTGCCACGATAGTGGGCATTAGTAGCATGGTGGTCCCCTTTATAGGTGGCTTTGCGCTAGTTTACCTTTTTCCGAAAACATTTGATACTCAGGAAAAAACACTAGTGACAGCCTTGTTTATGGCAACCGCCCTAGCCATATCGGCTCTCCCAGTAATAACAAAAATTCTCATGGACCTTAAGCTCATAAAAACTGACCTAGGTGTCACCATAATTGCAGCCGCCATTTTTAATGACCTGACTGGTTGGATGATTTTTGCGATTGTGCTCAGTTTAATGAGCGATAATTCAGGTGGTTTTCCTTGGGAGACAATCGTTGGAATTGTGGTAGCAGGAGTACTTATGCTCACTGTAGGCAGGAAAATAATTCTGGCACTGATCCCACGTGTCCAAGCTCATGCCTCCTGGCCAGGTGGAGTTATGGGCTTTGTACTAACGGGAGCTTTACTCTCTGCTGGAGTTGCTGAATGGATTGGCGTACATGGAATTTTTGGTAGTTTCCTTTTTGGTGTAGCTCTTGGCGATAGCCCTCACTTACGTCACCAAACTGAAGAGTATATGGAAAAATTCATTTCATTCATTCTAACCCCCATATTTTTTGCGACCATAGGTTTAAAAGTTAATTTCCTGACTCATTTCGATATTTTTGCAGTCGTGATTTTATTAGTGGTGGGTTCCGTAACAAAAATCTTCGGTAGTTATATTGGAGCTAAATTTTGCCGCATGAGTAAAAGAGAATCCTGGGCCTTGGCTTGGGGAATGAATGCTCGTGGAGTGATGGAAATTATTTTAGCTATCATCGCTTTAGAGGCTGGAGTCATTAACGATACTATTTTTGTGGCAGTGGTCATTTTAGCATTATTCACATCGATGACTTCTGGTGCTTTAATGAAAATTAGTCTAAGAAGACGTTCAAAAACTTCTGCAGCAACGAGCTTTGGGCGTGGTGCTTTCGTGGCAGATCTTTCTCATCAATCACCTTCCCACGTCATTAAGGATATTGTTCTTGGCCTTAAGTTAGATCATCAAGTTCAGGCCGACCTTATCCAAAGTATAATTAACCGAGAGCAACTGATGTCGACGGGACTTGAAAAAGGCCTAGCTGTCCCTCATTGCCGTACTGACTTGGTCAAAAAGCCAGTGCTAGCAATAGGCATCCATAAAGAGGGAGCAAATTTTGATTGCTTTGACGATGGTAAAGCTCATATAATTGCTCTGATTATCACACCTCTAGATGATCCGGAGAGTCAATTAGAACTCATTAGTCTTCTCGCATCTCACTTTTCATCCAAAGAAGAAATAGAAAAGGCAATGCAGTGCCATTCCAAGGTGGATATGCACGCCATTCTAAATGCAGCGGATGAATTATCCGAAAAGAAGCACTAG
- a CDS encoding RNA polymerase sigma factor, with amino-acid sequence MSQLKQGDEGALSELIVLHQEAMIAYIYCLSGDIELSKDICQESYLKLLSKPPVLIVGKSLRSWLFRVGRNKFLDHIRKQKYEFAELNENLSCSEKSPDHQMIQFQQKENIQHCLEALPELLRETVKLRVYEEMNFREISEQMGTPLGTVLWRMQKALKLLKPQFKGEKS; translated from the coding sequence CTGAGCCAACTTAAGCAGGGAGATGAAGGAGCTTTAAGCGAATTAATCGTTCTGCATCAAGAAGCTATGATTGCGTATATATATTGCCTTAGTGGTGATATTGAACTCAGTAAGGATATTTGCCAAGAAAGTTATTTAAAATTGCTTAGCAAACCTCCAGTTCTGATAGTGGGAAAAAGTTTACGTTCGTGGCTTTTTCGCGTGGGTCGCAACAAGTTTCTTGATCATATCCGAAAACAAAAATATGAGTTTGCAGAATTGAATGAAAATTTAAGCTGTAGTGAAAAGTCACCAGATCATCAAATGATTCAATTCCAACAAAAAGAAAATATTCAGCACTGTCTTGAAGCACTACCTGAACTACTTCGTGAAACGGTAAAATTAAGGGTTTACGAAGAGATGAATTTTCGTGAGATATCTGAGCAAATGGGGACACCACTGGGGACAGTGCTTTGGCGTATGCAAAAAGCGCTTAAACTTCTAAAGCCCCAATTTAAAGGAGAGAAATCATGA
- a CDS encoding NUDIX hydrolase gives MIAQAAVSLILCDDKILILKRSINDIDPWSGHLSLPGGKIDPEDSSPLAAAIRETREECDFALDQHSDYEELPMLSAGGTVGHPMWVQPYFFELEHEPQITLDLREHYEYYWVSLDYLRKPQFHLKKQKSKNYPDLDFTCIDIEGTDLWGFTYQLIMSHFQISID, from the coding sequence ATGATAGCACAAGCCGCAGTAAGTCTCATTCTTTGTGATGACAAGATCCTTATACTCAAGCGCTCCATCAATGATATAGACCCTTGGTCAGGTCACCTGTCCTTACCTGGTGGTAAAATTGACCCCGAAGATAGCTCCCCTCTTGCTGCTGCAATCAGGGAGACCCGTGAAGAGTGTGACTTCGCCTTAGATCAACACAGTGATTACGAAGAACTTCCAATGCTTTCGGCTGGCGGGACTGTTGGACACCCCATGTGGGTTCAGCCCTACTTTTTCGAACTTGAGCATGAACCGCAAATTACTTTAGATCTTCGTGAGCACTATGAATACTACTGGGTATCATTAGATTATTTGCGGAAGCCGCAATTTCATCTAAAGAAGCAAAAATCAAAGAACTATCCTGATTTAGATTTTACCTGCATTGATATAGAAGGGACTGACCTTTGGGGCTTCACGTATCAGCTCATCATGTCACATTTCCAAATATCAATTGACTAA
- a CDS encoding DUF4870 domain-containing protein codes for MDELIIDPADIPKEEKTNAMVCHLLALLNFAGIPFGGIIGPAIFWVIKKDESPFVDECGKEAINFQITMLIYSVISIVLCLLLIGYLMLFAILIVDIVCIIKAANAANRGVLYKYPWTIRLIK; via the coding sequence ATGGATGAATTAATTATAGACCCCGCAGATATACCTAAAGAAGAAAAAACCAACGCCATGGTTTGTCACCTTCTCGCCTTGTTAAATTTTGCAGGTATCCCTTTTGGCGGAATCATTGGGCCCGCTATTTTTTGGGTAATAAAAAAAGATGAATCTCCCTTTGTCGATGAGTGCGGGAAAGAAGCTATCAATTTCCAAATAACAATGCTCATTTATTCAGTAATAAGTATCGTCTTATGTCTGTTATTGATCGGCTATTTAATGCTCTTTGCCATACTCATTGTAGATATAGTCTGTATCATCAAAGCTGCGAATGCCGCAAACAGAGGCGTGCTTTATAAATATCCATGGACCATCCGTTTGATTAAGTAA
- a CDS encoding superoxide dismutase, giving the protein MSFIQRDLPYGFDDLAPHLDRSVLEIHFTKHHAGYVSKLNAALENTELINKDLTSLVSDLSVVPEAKRAAVKKLAGQHYNHQLYWESLSPRGGGEPTGSLAEAIIRDFGSYDAFRTSFNAAAATQFGSGWAWLSNNNGKLEVSSTGNEDTPLMTGAKPILTLDVWEHAYYLQYQNRRPAFIDAFWNVVDWDAANTRFNS; this is encoded by the coding sequence ATGTCATTTATTCAAAGAGATCTTCCCTATGGTTTTGATGATCTAGCCCCACATCTAGATCGTAGTGTTCTCGAGATACATTTCACCAAACATCATGCGGGTTACGTTTCGAAGCTCAATGCGGCATTGGAAAACACCGAGCTCATTAATAAAGATTTGACCTCTCTAGTCTCAGATCTTTCAGTAGTTCCAGAAGCAAAACGTGCAGCGGTGAAAAAACTTGCCGGTCAACATTATAATCATCAACTCTACTGGGAAAGCCTTTCTCCAAGAGGCGGAGGTGAACCTACAGGTTCATTAGCAGAAGCAATCATTAGAGATTTTGGTTCTTACGATGCTTTTCGTACAAGCTTTAATGCCGCGGCAGCAACACAGTTTGGCAGTGGTTGGGCATGGCTCAGTAATAATAATGGTAAACTTGAGGTGAGTTCTACAGGTAACGAGGATACACCGCTAATGACTGGAGCTAAACCTATCTTAACCTTAGATGTATGGGAGCATGCTTATTACCTACAGTATCAGAATCGTCGCCCTGCTTTTATTGACGCTTTTTGGAATGTCGTTGACTGGGATGCCGCAAACACACGCTTTAATTCTTAG